The Danio rerio strain Tuebingen ecotype United States chromosome 10, GRCz12tu, whole genome shotgun sequence genome contains a region encoding:
- the taar19l gene encoding trace amine-associated receptor 13c, with protein MAYETEHQETQYCFPNFNSSCIKGKRSRHEYIIMYVFFSLLSAWTVFLNLLVIISISHFKKLHTPTNMIILSLAVNDLLIGLIVMPIQAIRLIETCWYFGETFCGFYLILIGLIFSASLSNLVLIAVDRYVAVCHPLLYPQKITITNMLKSICLNWLYYSAYNTSFVVNNGSFDSSHRTEVCYGKCSVMMSFSWIITDLFMSFIFPCLIMITLYSRIFYVVHQQVKVINSLMKGGKRVTESSVKRKSESKAALTLGIIVTIYLLFYIPYYICILFVNSSTTITVLAWAVCANSGVNPLIYALYYSSFKKTVKHIFTLKIFQPASFLLCIFK; from the coding sequence ATGGCCTATGAGACAGAGCATCAGGAGACTCaatactgctttcctaacttCAACTCATCATGCATCAAAGGAAAACGCTCTAGACATGAATATATCATCATGTATGTGTTCTTTTCACTGCTGTCAGCATGGACTGTGTTTCTGAACCTGCTggtgatcatctccatctctcacttcaaGAAGCTTCACACTCCAACCAACATGATTATTCTCTCTCTGGCTGTAAATGATCTGCTTATTGGACTTATTGTGATGCCCATACAGGCCATCAGACTGATTGAGACATGTTGGTACTTTGGAGAAACTTTCTGTGGATTCTATTTAATACTAATAGGGCTTATTTTCTCAGCATCTCTTAGTAACTTGGTTTTAATTGCTGTTGATCGTTATGTGGCTGTGTGTCACCCTTTACTGTACCCACAGAAAATAACCATCACCAACATGTTAAAGAGCATCTGTCTGAACTGGCTTTACTACTCAGCTTATAACACGTCCTTTGTAGTTAATAATGGAAGTTTTGACTCTTCACACAGAACCGAAGTGTGTTATGGAAAGTGTTCAGTCATGATGAGTTTTAGTTGGATCATCACTGATCTGTTCATGTCTTTTATTTTTCCCTGTCTCATAATGATCACTTTATATTCAAGAATTTTCTATGTAGTACATCAGCAAGTGAAGGTTATAAACTCTCTGATGAAGGGTGGTAAACGTGTAACAGAGAGTTCAGTGAAGAGGAAATCTGAGAGTAAAGCTGCTCTGACTTTAGGAATCATTGTGACCATTTATCTGCTTTTCTatatcccatactatatctgtattttatttGTGAACTCCTCCACAACTATAACTGTTTTGGCGTGGGCTGTATGTGCTAACTCAGGTGTGAATCCTCTGATTTATGCTTTATACTACAGCTCATTTAAAAAGACAGTTAAACACATCTTCACTCTGAAAATTTTTCAGCCGGCATCCTTTctgttatgtatttttaaataa
- the taar19u gene encoding trace amine-associated receptor 13c-like → MAYETEDQETQYCFPDINSSCVKGKRSRHEYIIMYVFFSLLSAWTVFLNLLVIISISHFKKLHTPTNMIILSLAVNDLLIGLFVIPIQAIKLTETCWYFGDIFCVLYLILIGLIFSASLSNLVLIAVDRYVAVCHPLLYPQKITITNMLKSICLSWVCYSAYNTAFVVNNGYFDSSHRTDMCNGRCSVMVSFSWTVIDLFMCFIFPCLIMITLYLRIFYVVHQQVKVINSLMKGGKRVTESSAKRKSESKAALTLGIIVTIYLLCYIPYYICSLFVISSTTITVLSWAVHANSGLNPLVYALFYSSFKKTVKHIFTLKIFQPVSFLFRIFK, encoded by the coding sequence ATGGCCTACGAGACAGAGGATCAGGAGACTCAATACTGCTTTCCTGACATCAACTCATCATGTGTCAAAGGAAAACGCTCTAGACATGAATATATCATCATGTATGTGTTCTTTTCACTGCTGTCAGCATGGACTGTGTTTCTGAACCTGCTggtgatcatctccatctctcacttcaaGAAGCTTCACACTCCAACCAACATGATTATTCTCTCTCTGGCTGTAAATGATCTGCTTATTGGACTTTTTGTTATACCCATACAGGCCATCAAACTAACTGAGACGTGTTGGTACTTTGGAGACATTTTCTGTGTtctgtatttaatattaattggGCTTATTTTCTCTGCATCTCTcagtaatttagttttaattgctGTTGATCGTTATGTGGCTGTGTGTCACCCTTTACTGTACCCACAGAAAATAACCATCACTAACATGTTAAAGAGCATCTGTCTGAGTTGGGTTTGCTACTCAGCTTATAACACTGCCTTTGTAGTTAATAATGGATATTTTGACTCTTCACACAGAACAGACATGTGTAATGGACGGTGTTCAGTCATGGTGAGTTTTAGTTGGACAGTCATTGATCTATTCATGTGTTTTATTTTCCCCTGTCTCATAATGATCACTTTATATCTGAGGATTTTCTATGTAGTTCATCAGCAAGTGAAGGTTATAAACTCTCTGATGAAGGGTGGTAAACGTGTAACAGAGAGTTCAGCAAAGAGGAAATCTGAGAGTAAAGCTGCTCTGACTTTAGGAATCATTGTGACCATTTATCTGCTTTGCTATATCCCTTACTATATCTGTTCTTTATTTGTAATCTCCTCCACAACTATAACCGTTTTATCATGGGCTGTACATGCTAACTCAGGTCTGAATCCTCTGGTTTATGCTTTGTTTTACAGCTCATTTAAAAAGACAGTTAAACACATCTTcactctgaaaatatttcagccaGTATCCTTTCTGTTCcgtatttttaaataa